A region from the bacterium genome encodes:
- a CDS encoding serine/threonine-protein kinase, with protein MNSASDRSCHTCGAPAIVPLEPILTLDADELLARFGQSGERLMGKRYRLTRAIGGGSTGSVFKAIDTNLDRVVAIKVLSTTSADGMDVSTRFLRLRTEGQVLGRLRHPGLVTVFDMGNEGGVLYIVMEFVKGRPLKSFLIQQRSVPTEDAVSIMIQVSDALHHAHRHGVVHRDLKPSNIMLLEDDRVKITDFGLAKVAFGGKVAEAGLAIGTPYYMSPEQLRAQDVDHRSDIFSAGIVLYEMVTGQKPFEGDDLSEIVRAILSGQFVRPRQLNSTLPPEIEAAIEKALANDRGMRYFSIAEFGDDLRAWQSRQSFSLTEEVELSFKEPSARRKGPYGRPKRRLGEAAFILAVVALFVSATLALIHVNSDEHALTKTAESMLEDYAMQRFDRVYQRLSDDFKGRYSLKDFMDLPYLGFLKASSPGAMLCSVDKIIFLKRGMVGNVIVSVRYSDAITAQRYTMRWVKEGGEWQCRNPEYEDYAKMFPRSGD; from the coding sequence ATGAACTCCGCCAGCGATCGGTCCTGCCACACTTGCGGCGCGCCTGCGATAGTCCCCTTGGAGCCGATTCTCACGCTTGACGCGGACGAGCTACTTGCCCGCTTCGGCCAGTCAGGAGAACGGCTTATGGGCAAGCGCTACCGGCTGACCCGCGCGATCGGCGGCGGCTCGACAGGCTCGGTCTTCAAGGCGATTGACACCAACCTTGACCGCGTCGTTGCCATCAAGGTCCTCTCGACGACGTCGGCGGACGGGATGGATGTGAGCACCCGCTTCCTGCGTCTGCGGACAGAGGGTCAGGTGCTTGGCCGGCTGAGGCACCCGGGCCTCGTAACTGTGTTTGACATGGGCAATGAGGGAGGCGTGCTGTACATCGTGATGGAGTTCGTAAAGGGCCGGCCGCTCAAGTCATTTCTGATTCAGCAGCGCTCAGTCCCGACCGAGGACGCGGTGTCGATAATGATACAGGTATCCGACGCTCTGCATCACGCCCACAGACATGGGGTTGTCCACAGGGACCTTAAGCCGTCGAACATAATGCTGCTCGAGGACGATAGGGTGAAGATAACAGACTTCGGGCTAGCTAAAGTCGCTTTCGGAGGAAAGGTCGCCGAGGCAGGACTAGCAATCGGCACACCATATTACATGTCCCCAGAACAGCTCAGGGCCCAGGACGTTGACCATCGCAGCGACATCTTCTCGGCCGGCATCGTGCTATACGAGATGGTCACAGGCCAAAAGCCTTTTGAGGGCGACGACCTCAGCGAGATCGTTCGTGCGATTCTCTCGGGCCAGTTCGTCAGGCCCAGGCAGCTGAATAGCACTTTGCCGCCCGAGATCGAGGCCGCTATTGAAAAGGCGCTCGCCAATGACCGGGGCATGAGGTACTTCTCGATAGCGGAGTTCGGAGATGACCTGAGAGCGTGGCAGAGCAGGCAGAGTTTCAGCCTGACTGAGGAGGTGGAGCTGTCGTTTAAGGAGCCTTCCGCCCGGCGCAAAGGACCCTACGGGCGGCCCAAAAGGAGGCTGGGCGAGGCTGCATTCATCCTGGCTGTTGTTGCTCTATTTGTCTCGGCCACACTTGCTCTCATCCACGTCAATTCAGATGAGCACGCCCTCACGAAGACGGCAGAGTCGATGCTTGAGGATTATGCGATGCAGCGCTTCGATCGTGTCTATCAGCGGCTGTCGGACGATTTCAAGGGCAGGTACAGTCTAAAGGACTTCATGGACTTGCCTTACTTGGGATTTTTGAAAGCTAGTTCCCCCGGCGCAATGCTCTGTTCAGTTGACAAGATCATCTTCCTCAAGAGAGGAATGGTGGGAAATGTGATCGTCTCGGTCCGGTACTCCGACGCTATCACCGCTCAGCGTTACACGATGCGGTGGGTGAAGGAGGGGGGCGAATGGCAATGCCGCAACCCCGAGTATGAGGATTACGCAAAGATGTTCCCCAGATCCGGAGATTGA
- a CDS encoding DUF167 domain-containing protein, with protein sequence MPAPSAREKEDGVLIRVRAQPGASRNEIARGPDGILKVRVTAAAVEGAANKALIKLLSKSLGVPKSGIRIHSGETSRNKVIFVAGISAADVESRVRSQES encoded by the coding sequence ATGCCTGCACCTAGCGCAAGAGAAAAGGAGGACGGCGTGCTCATTCGCGTGCGCGCACAGCCTGGGGCATCGCGCAACGAAATCGCGCGCGGCCCGGATGGGATACTGAAGGTCAGGGTAACCGCGGCAGCTGTCGAGGGTGCGGCCAATAAAGCACTCATCAAGCTGTTGTCCAAGAGTTTGGGCGTTCCCAAGTCCGGGATACGCATCCACTCGGGCGAGACCTCGCGTAACAAGGTAATTTTTGTAGCGGGCATTTCGGCGGCTGACGTGGAATCAAGAGTCCGAAGCCAAGAGTCGTAG
- the lnt gene encoding apolipoprotein N-acyltransferase, translating into MKSNRAGKDYIRKAIVAVGSGILLALAFPKFELFYLVFVALVPLFLVLRGERGLRAFGLGFITGFLYYLISLFWISNAMRNYSNLGFVPSVLVVLLLVCFLAALVGVFANMVSLCRLGGTSIILVPMFWVAMELVKAKVISGFPWNDLYWALYRQTRLIQIADILGGDGISFGIVLVNWLAFLLLAKLLRGPVKLGYFRLVAGLCLVFAVAWAYGGIRLAFLRPATRTIKMAIIQPNIPQAMKLSGHFRGQILKVYEQQAAEPQLKGIKVAVLPEAAMGDTYNTSPTSQAWVERTFSERGCTALFGSLARDDGRYMNSAFVVEPSGRTSRYDKVHLVPFGEYVPYPSLLSFVEALAGYEGSLTEGHALHVLPLRDIKVGVPICYEIIFPEVSREFANAGADLICTLSNDAWFGRTSGPYQHFAAAVFRAIENRVPVLRCANSGISGLVDATGTIRLRTPIFVRRSDVVDVPIGKQSSVFRKIGKLFAYLCFAGSIAVGIRSSYGVKLASRRYLGPRVFDPEV; encoded by the coding sequence ATGAAAAGCAACAGAGCAGGCAAGGACTACATCCGAAAGGCGATTGTTGCAGTCGGCAGCGGCATTTTACTGGCCCTGGCCTTTCCCAAGTTCGAGCTTTTTTACCTTGTCTTCGTGGCCCTCGTTCCGCTGTTTCTCGTCCTTAGAGGCGAGCGGGGCCTGCGGGCGTTCGGCCTCGGTTTCATCACTGGTTTCCTTTATTACCTCATCTCTTTGTTTTGGATAAGCAACGCGATGCGCAACTACAGCAACCTGGGCTTCGTGCCGAGCGTGCTCGTTGTGCTCCTTTTGGTGTGCTTTCTCGCGGCGCTAGTTGGGGTCTTCGCCAATATGGTCTCATTGTGCCGCCTGGGCGGCACCAGCATCATCCTCGTCCCAATGTTCTGGGTCGCAATGGAGCTAGTGAAGGCGAAGGTGATCAGCGGGTTCCCGTGGAACGATCTTTACTGGGCGCTTTACCGGCAGACGAGGCTGATTCAGATAGCTGATATCTTGGGTGGGGACGGCATCTCGTTCGGCATAGTGCTCGTCAACTGGCTGGCCTTTCTCTTGCTGGCGAAGCTCCTGAGAGGTCCCGTCAAGCTCGGCTACTTCCGGCTGGTTGCAGGGCTCTGCCTCGTCTTCGCGGTTGCTTGGGCCTACGGCGGCATAAGGCTCGCCTTTCTCCGGCCCGCGACAAGGACGATCAAGATGGCCATCATTCAGCCGAACATCCCGCAAGCGATGAAGCTCAGCGGGCATTTCAGGGGGCAGATTCTCAAGGTCTATGAACAGCAGGCCGCGGAGCCTCAGCTTAAGGGGATCAAGGTCGCAGTGCTGCCCGAGGCGGCCATGGGTGACACCTACAACACCAGCCCGACCTCTCAGGCTTGGGTCGAGAGAACATTCAGCGAGAGGGGATGCACAGCGCTGTTCGGCTCGCTGGCTCGTGATGATGGCCGCTACATGAACTCCGCCTTCGTGGTGGAGCCGAGCGGCCGAACATCAAGATACGACAAAGTCCACCTCGTCCCGTTCGGCGAATACGTGCCCTATCCCTCGCTCTTGAGCTTCGTCGAGGCGCTCGCTGGCTATGAGGGCTCGCTGACAGAGGGGCATGCTTTGCACGTTCTCCCACTTCGGGACATCAAAGTTGGGGTCCCGATCTGCTACGAGATAATCTTCCCCGAGGTCTCGCGGGAGTTTGCAAACGCCGGCGCTGATCTGATCTGCACCCTCTCAAACGACGCTTGGTTCGGCCGAACCTCCGGACCCTATCAGCATTTCGCAGCGGCGGTCTTCAGGGCGATTGAGAACCGCGTCCCAGTCCTAAGGTGTGCTAACTCCGGCATCTCCGGCCTAGTCGATGCCACCGGCACAATCAGGCTGAGGACGCCGATTTTTGTCCGGCGGTCCGACGTGGTTGATGTGCCAATCGGCAAACAAAGCAGCGTGTTCAGAAAGATTGGGAAGCTGTTCGCCTACCTGTGTTTCGCCGGGTCCATCGCGGTCGGGATCAGGAGCAGCTACGGCGTTAAGCTCGCTTCAAGACGGTATCTCGGGCCTCGTGTTTTCGATCCTGAGGTTTGA
- the hfq gene encoding RNA chaperone Hfq has protein sequence MNIQDTFLNIARIRNIPVTIVLVNGEQILGRIEGFDKFTIVLDGGDEQQMIFKHSIASVSPATPIKDLFKPQDRKHEARDTVLKRA, from the coding sequence ATGAACATTCAGGACACTTTTCTGAACATAGCAAGGATACGGAACATCCCCGTAACTATCGTGTTGGTCAACGGGGAGCAGATTCTCGGCCGTATTGAGGGCTTTGACAAATTCACGATCGTTCTCGATGGCGGAGACGAGCAGCAGATGATCTTCAAGCACTCGATCGCCTCAGTTTCCCCAGCGACTCCGATTAAAGACCTTTTCAAACCTCAGGATCGAAAACACGAGGCCCGAGATACCGTCTTGAAGCGAGCTTAA
- the miaA gene encoding tRNA (adenosine(37)-N6)-dimethylallyltransferase MiaA, with the protein MKTPIVVITGPTAVGKTRLAVEVAKQVPVEIISADSRQIYRRMDIGTGKPTLTQRRIAPHHLVDILDPDESFSAADFAQQAELAIGRIVNKDKFPLVVGGTFLYLKALLFGFFEAPGRSDEIRARLRAESERFGGEKLHKMLLDIDPEAAGAIHPNDHVRLIRALEVYEATGRTVSELKREQPSFKRNLFAGVIFALTMPREVLGLNIRKRVDEMFALGLVEEVRSLLDAGYDRSLSSFSSLGYRHVADLIHGKLTLSQAVEATKTQTWRYAKKQMSWLKQDWGFEFLSAQDGELNVTNVAQRCKKLLQPVSS; encoded by the coding sequence TTGAAGACACCGATTGTCGTGATAACTGGCCCCACGGCCGTAGGCAAAACGCGCCTCGCCGTCGAGGTGGCCAAGCAAGTGCCGGTGGAGATCATAAGCGCCGATTCGAGGCAGATATACCGGAGAATGGACATCGGGACCGGCAAGCCGACGCTGACCCAGCGGCGAATTGCGCCACACCACCTCGTCGATATCCTCGATCCTGACGAGAGTTTCAGCGCCGCTGATTTCGCCCAGCAAGCAGAACTTGCGATTGGGAGAATCGTCAACAAGGACAAGTTCCCGCTTGTTGTCGGCGGAACGTTTCTCTACCTGAAGGCCCTGCTGTTCGGGTTCTTCGAGGCGCCGGGACGCTCGGACGAGATCCGGGCGAGATTGCGTGCCGAGTCGGAGCGCTTTGGGGGCGAGAAGCTTCACAAGATGCTATTAGATATCGACCCTGAGGCGGCGGGCGCTATTCACCCAAATGACCACGTGCGGCTCATCAGGGCACTTGAGGTCTATGAGGCGACGGGGCGGACGGTGTCGGAGCTGAAGCGCGAGCAGCCATCTTTCAAGAGGAATCTCTTCGCGGGCGTCATTTTCGCACTAACGATGCCAAGAGAAGTGTTGGGTTTGAACATCAGGAAAAGGGTAGATGAGATGTTTGCCCTGGGCCTTGTCGAGGAAGTCCGGAGCTTGCTCGACGCTGGATACGACCGGTCTCTCAGCTCGTTCTCAAGCCTCGGCTATCGCCACGTGGCAGACCTCATTCACGGCAAATTGACGCTCAGTCAGGCCGTTGAGGCCACCAAAACGCAGACATGGCGCTATGCCAAGAAGCAGATGTCATGGCTCAAGCAGGACTGGGGGTTCGAGTTCCTAAGCGCCCAAGATGGTGAGTTGAACGTCACCAACGTGGCCCAGCGGTGCAAAAAACTCTTGCAACCAGTCTCAAGCTAA
- a CDS encoding hemolysin family protein: protein MTVALLILIVVCLIALEAFFSGVEAAVISCDKVSTRQLVKSRSRAARQLRDILAAPDRLVATTLLGTNLCVVGNSVLVTVLVSQHFGLAAPAAVTAVLGPLVFFFGELLPKVFFQQRANHLALKFAGPLKVAQTILGPPVWVLSIILRRMLGGQISESGLWDAALISRDQLASPAQDALQSLRRLGPTAIARVIQFSNKRVGDVMVDISQVFSVSPDTGASRAMKIALQRGLSRLLVHSGQINNPVGFVHISSLHRAHRDATVRECMSQLLYVAEAQTCPGVLKEMQNLHVPMAAAVNEFGACVGTVTLEDLIEEIFGEIRDELDRSPRIDRHADEGYIDVDAFIGISEMKSMLDISLPSGRYETLAGFLIERFGAIPPPDTEITEGKRRFIVIDSDERRIRRVRILQSKAAYSKRAGSERPDEKRTL from the coding sequence ATGACAGTTGCGCTCCTGATACTTATAGTAGTCTGTCTAATCGCTCTTGAGGCGTTCTTCTCGGGCGTCGAGGCTGCGGTTATATCTTGTGATAAGGTCTCTACGCGGCAGCTCGTAAAGAGCAGAAGTCGGGCCGCTCGTCAACTTCGAGACATTCTCGCTGCTCCGGACAGGCTTGTTGCGACGACGCTTCTGGGCACGAATCTGTGTGTCGTGGGCAATTCGGTCCTGGTAACGGTCTTGGTGTCCCAGCATTTTGGTCTGGCCGCGCCAGCCGCCGTAACTGCCGTGCTTGGGCCTCTGGTCTTCTTTTTCGGGGAGCTTCTTCCAAAGGTGTTTTTTCAACAAAGGGCCAACCACTTGGCGCTTAAGTTCGCCGGGCCGCTCAAGGTCGCCCAGACCATTCTTGGCCCCCCGGTTTGGGTCTTGAGCATCATCCTGCGACGCATGTTGGGCGGGCAAATATCTGAGAGCGGACTTTGGGACGCGGCACTTATCAGCCGAGACCAGCTCGCCAGCCCAGCACAAGATGCGTTGCAGTCGCTCCGGCGACTCGGCCCAACGGCAATTGCCCGGGTTATACAGTTCTCGAACAAAAGGGTTGGAGATGTCATGGTTGACATTAGCCAGGTGTTCTCTGTCTCGCCGGACACCGGCGCGTCTCGAGCCATGAAGATCGCGCTTCAGAGGGGCCTTTCGAGGCTGTTGGTCCATTCAGGGCAGATCAACAACCCCGTAGGTTTCGTTCACATCTCATCTCTACACCGAGCGCACCGCGACGCAACAGTCCGCGAGTGCATGAGCCAGCTGCTCTATGTCGCCGAGGCTCAGACGTGTCCGGGGGTGCTAAAAGAGATGCAGAATCTCCATGTGCCAATGGCAGCAGCGGTAAATGAATTCGGTGCTTGTGTAGGGACCGTCACACTTGAGGACCTGATTGAGGAGATATTCGGCGAGATTCGCGACGAGCTCGATCGTTCTCCGAGAATCGATCGCCATGCTGATGAGGGATACATTGACGTCGATGCCTTCATCGGGATAAGTGAGATGAAATCTATGCTCGACATCTCACTCCCCTCCGGCAGATATGAGACACTGGCGGGTTTCCTGATCGAGCGGTTTGGAGCGATTCCTCCGCCTGACACGGAGATCACCGAGGGCAAAAGGCGGTTCATTGTTATCGATTCGGACGAACGGAGAATAAGACGTGTGCGGATTCTTCAATCTAAAGCCGCCTACAGCAAGAGGGCTGGTAGCGAGCGACCGGATGAAAAGCGCACTCTCTGA
- a CDS encoding hemolysin family protein yields MSAQIVTVVFLLLLSFFFSGSEAAMLYLSRRRVGRHHKSQARAQKAIESLLADAPGLITTLLIGNEFVNVALASVTATIVVPLLGKPVGAPVAFCIAFTLLVLFGELMPKSLALRYPDDFAVAAVHPLRFLYRVLKPVRKLVHSITGVLLGSNEGARENEERGFSDEEFESLIEDGLVKGIYKHDEAQMMQRILALRRLTAKELMTPRTEVFAMSEQTSAAEATNALRDRYFARIPVFSDSIDKIDGIVLAKDLIKAANSGGGSSEIKEFAREALLVPETKKANSLLALLVMKRAHLAVVIDEYGGTEGIVSLEDILEEIVGEIVDEKDEEVEQVTRVGPNAFRVLSSARTDLFAQKVGFELPEGDYDTVGGFIVTKLGRIPVRGERLREGQLEFVVLRTEKSRVLSLLVRKLSPPSDRGEAE; encoded by the coding sequence GTGTCCGCACAAATAGTAACGGTCGTATTCCTTCTCCTACTCTCGTTCTTCTTCTCAGGCAGCGAGGCGGCCATGCTGTATCTCTCCCGGCGGCGAGTAGGCCGTCACCACAAAAGCCAGGCGAGGGCACAAAAGGCGATAGAATCTCTGCTGGCGGACGCGCCGGGCCTGATCACGACACTTCTAATCGGCAACGAGTTCGTGAACGTCGCGCTCGCATCCGTAACAGCCACGATTGTGGTCCCACTACTCGGCAAGCCAGTGGGTGCGCCCGTCGCGTTCTGCATTGCCTTTACGTTGCTGGTCTTATTTGGGGAACTGATGCCCAAATCGCTCGCTCTTCGGTATCCTGACGACTTCGCGGTCGCAGCAGTTCATCCTCTGAGATTCCTTTATAGAGTTCTTAAACCAGTGCGAAAGCTAGTTCACAGCATAACAGGCGTTCTGCTTGGCTCAAACGAGGGCGCTCGCGAAAACGAGGAAAGGGGGTTCTCCGACGAGGAATTCGAGAGTCTTATCGAGGATGGCCTTGTCAAGGGCATCTACAAGCACGACGAGGCTCAAATGATGCAGCGCATACTCGCCCTGCGACGTCTAACGGCGAAGGAGCTCATGACGCCTCGGACAGAGGTGTTTGCGATGTCGGAGCAAACCTCTGCCGCTGAGGCCACAAACGCACTTCGCGACCGTTACTTCGCAAGAATACCGGTCTTCTCTGACTCGATCGACAAAATAGACGGAATAGTCTTGGCAAAGGACCTGATCAAGGCCGCCAATTCTGGAGGTGGCAGCTCAGAGATCAAAGAGTTTGCAAGAGAAGCGCTGCTAGTGCCGGAGACGAAGAAAGCAAATAGCCTGCTTGCGCTGCTTGTGATGAAGCGGGCACACCTTGCGGTAGTGATTGATGAATACGGTGGTACAGAGGGGATAGTGAGCCTCGAGGATATTCTGGAGGAGATAGTCGGCGAGATCGTTGACGAGAAAGACGAGGAGGTGGAACAGGTCACCAGGGTAGGGCCGAACGCATTTAGGGTGCTTTCGAGCGCGCGGACAGACCTGTTTGCCCAGAAGGTAGGATTCGAGCTGCCAGAAGGAGACTACGATACCGTCGGAGGGTTCATCGTGACCAAGCTGGGGCGGATACCGGTCCGGGGGGAGCGATTGCGGGAGGGGCAGCTGGAGTTTGTGGTGCTCAGGACTGAGAAATCCAGAGTGCTCTCTCTGCTCGTCAGGAAGTTGTCGCCGCCCAGCGACCGAGGGGAGGCTGAATGA
- a CDS encoding DUF2062 domain-containing protein, translating into MTFLRLLHLHDSPQRTAAAFAIGIFWGMSPITPPFFGLQTGMALFCAFIFRLNKIAALVGTLISNPFSFMPFYMFGTYVGSVILGYDLNVNASTLRHFFRHFSLKEMFSSPIAHAYFAGNFITATIASLAGYFILVWFIGRYRRLRESRRKRLRLET; encoded by the coding sequence GTGACGTTTCTTAGGCTCTTGCATCTTCACGACAGCCCGCAGCGAACGGCGGCAGCGTTCGCCATAGGCATATTCTGGGGGATGTCCCCAATTACGCCGCCTTTCTTCGGTCTCCAGACCGGGATGGCGCTCTTTTGTGCTTTTATTTTCAGGCTCAACAAGATCGCTGCGCTCGTCGGCACGCTCATCTCCAACCCGTTCAGCTTCATGCCATTTTACATGTTCGGGACCTACGTAGGTTCCGTCATTCTGGGCTACGACCTCAACGTCAACGCCTCAACGTTGAGGCACTTCTTCAGGCACTTCTCTCTCAAGGAGATGTTTAGTAGTCCGATCGCTCATGCCTACTTCGCCGGCAACTTCATAACCGCAACAATCGCATCACTCGCCGGATACTTCATACTCGTCTGGTTCATCGGGCGCTATCGAAGGCTGAGAGAATCGCGCCGCAAGCGACTCAGGCTAGAGACTTAA
- the thiL gene encoding thiamine-phosphate kinase, producing MRFSEKELISLIKRRLAKSAPSEGIIVGPGDDAAIIAPTPGEALVISTDAVVEDVHFRLEWATGFLLGSKSLLSSISDIFAMGARPQACLVSLGLSSRIDPLFVEDLFEGMLKGAGRLGASIVGGNITRSDKVFIDMTVTGLVAPGAAITRAGAEVGDAIYVTGCLGGAALAAECLFGGRMDKGALIKVESFLRDDMAEPQGDDAAQIALLSRFFAPPIRAQESLTLAAARICTSMIDISDGIGSDLREVCCESEVGAEIEIDSIPVFDRVPGSAAIKESDMLELAISGGEDYELLFTVRQADELRLHRLFRTNDLCRITKIGRITPSSAGLVFLDKNGRQSGGFTGFDHFRKKEEGR from the coding sequence ATGCGCTTCAGCGAGAAGGAGCTGATCTCGCTCATAAAAAGGAGACTTGCGAAAAGTGCTCCCTCCGAGGGGATCATTGTAGGGCCAGGCGACGATGCAGCCATCATCGCCCCAACACCCGGCGAGGCGCTCGTGATATCGACGGACGCTGTCGTTGAGGACGTGCATTTCAGGCTCGAGTGGGCCACGGGGTTTCTCTTGGGCTCAAAATCGCTGCTGTCGAGCATCAGCGATATATTCGCAATGGGTGCGAGGCCTCAGGCGTGCCTCGTGAGTCTGGGGCTTTCGAGTCGGATTGATCCTTTGTTCGTCGAGGACCTGTTCGAGGGGATGCTCAAAGGGGCCGGCCGTCTCGGCGCCTCGATAGTCGGGGGGAACATCACGAGGTCAGACAAGGTCTTTATCGATATGACTGTGACCGGCCTTGTGGCCCCGGGCGCTGCGATCACGCGGGCGGGGGCAGAGGTCGGCGACGCGATCTACGTTACGGGCTGCTTGGGTGGTGCTGCGCTCGCTGCCGAGTGCCTTTTCGGAGGCCGGATGGATAAGGGAGCATTGATCAAGGTTGAATCGTTTCTGAGAGATGACATGGCCGAGCCGCAGGGAGATGACGCAGCCCAGATTGCACTCTTATCGAGGTTCTTTGCGCCTCCGATCAGAGCACAGGAGTCGTTGACACTGGCAGCTGCGAGGATATGTACCTCGATGATCGATATAAGCGATGGTATAGGTTCAGACTTGAGAGAGGTCTGCTGTGAGAGCGAGGTCGGGGCAGAGATCGAGATTGACAGCATCCCGGTGTTCGATAGGGTACCGGGGAGTGCAGCGATTAAAGAGAGTGATATGTTGGAGCTGGCGATATCTGGCGGGGAGGATTATGAGCTGCTTTTCACAGTGCGTCAGGCTGACGAGCTGAGGCTGCATCGTTTGTTTCGGACAAATGACCTGTGCAGAATCACGAAGATTGGCCGCATCACTCCGAGTTCGGCAGGGCTTGTCTTTCTGGATAAGAACGGCAGGCAGTCCGGCGGCTTCACAGGGTTTGACCATTTTAGGAAGAAAGAGGAAGGGCGCTGA